A stretch of Rhododendron vialii isolate Sample 1 chromosome 4a, ASM3025357v1 DNA encodes these proteins:
- the LOC131323841 gene encoding uncharacterized protein LOC131323841: MDPLKYLFEKPALTGRMARWLLMLAEFELRYVTRKSVKGRVVVEFLVDCPIEGGEDAESQFPDEDIMTLAEDVCKLYFDGAANQKGFGIDVLLIAPDGSHIPLAFKLNFEVTNNQAEYEACIVGMEAAIEIGIEKLEVMGDSNLVISQANGDWKVKEEKLKPYHQDLEDLIPHFNKVTLTHVPRLKNQFADALATLASMVEIPLGVKLRPIVIEQRDTQVYQHVMVVDEPEDGHPWYYDIQRFVERGEYSTEASKKSKIALQRMAA; encoded by the coding sequence atggatcctctcaagtacttgtttgagaaaccagctctcacCGGGAGGATGGCACGATGGTTACTAATGCTAGCAGAATTCGAATTAAGGTATGTCACTAGGAAATCCGTAAAAGGAAGAGTTGTTGTTGAATTCCTGGTCGACTGCCCAATCGAAGGAGGCGAAGATGCCGAGTCTCAGTTTCCTGATGAAGACATAATGACTCTAGCTGAGGATGTTTGTAAGTTATACTTCGATGGCGCTGCAAATCAGAAAGGGTTTGGAATTGACGTGTTGTTAATAGCACCCGACGGGTCTCACATcccgctcgccttcaagctaaattttgaggtcaccaacaatcaagcggAATATGAGGCTTGCATTGTAGGTATGGAAGCAGCAATCGAAATTGGTATAGAGAAATTGGAAGTGATgggagattccaacctggtaATTTCACAAGCCAATGGTGATTggaaagtcaaagaagaaaagCTAAAGCCATACCATCAAGATCTTGAGGATCTCATCCCCCATTTCAACAAGGTAACTTTAACTCATGTGCCGAGACTCAAGAATCAGTTTGCAGATGCCTTGGCAACTTTGGCATCCATGGTTGAAATCCCTCTCGGTGTGAAGTTGAGGCCGATTGTGATAGAACAAAGGGACACACAGGTATACCAGCATGTCATGGTTGTTGACGAGCCTGAAGACGGTCACCCCTGGTATTATGACATTCAGAGATTTGTGGAAAGAGGAGAATACTCCACTGAAGCAAGCAAGAAAAGCAAGATCGCCCTCCAGAGGATGGCAGCTTAA